Proteins found in one Clostridium kluyveri DSM 555 genomic segment:
- a CDS encoding HlyD family efflux transporter periplasmic adaptor subunit, with translation MKEKRKILIIGILIIIVAALGSIGCYYWYQNTYYVSTDDASVSADLVNVTPQISGKLLELNIEEGDTVIKNQILARQEMVNLPDSSVDESLIRSPIDGIVIKKQGTIGEIWSSGQTLATLIDPDKLYITANIEETKLGKVRIGQSVTITIDQYGSKKFTGKVKSVGEASQSALSILPSSTSGTFTKVVQRIPVKISINKFNNKILPGTNAVVKIHVK, from the coding sequence ATGAAAGAAAAACGGAAAATATTGATTATAGGAATATTAATAATAATTGTAGCAGCACTTGGTAGTATTGGATGCTATTATTGGTATCAAAATACCTATTATGTTTCCACTGATGATGCATCAGTAAGTGCAGATTTAGTTAATGTAACTCCACAAATTAGTGGAAAATTATTAGAACTTAATATAGAAGAAGGAGATACCGTTATAAAAAATCAAATACTGGCACGCCAGGAAATGGTTAACCTTCCTGATTCAAGTGTAGATGAATCTTTAATAAGATCTCCTATTGACGGTATAGTCATTAAAAAGCAAGGAACCATCGGTGAAATTTGGTCATCGGGTCAAACCTTGGCTACATTAATAGATCCAGATAAGCTTTATATAACTGCTAATATCGAGGAAACAAAACTTGGCAAAGTAAGAATTGGACAATCCGTTACTATTACTATAGACCAATATGGTTCAAAAAAATTTACAGGAAAAGTTAAATCTGTGGGGGAAGCATCACAATCTGCCTTATCTATACTACCTTCTTCAACTAGTGGTACATTTACAAAAGTAGTTCAAAGAATACCTGTAAAAATCTCCATTAATAAATTTAATAATAAAATACTTCCAGGCACCAATGCTGTTGTGAAAATCCATGTTAAGTAA
- a CDS encoding efflux RND transporter periplasmic adaptor subunit, with protein sequence MKGLTLSCLVAAILLSGCSSVTSTSTITSKTTKTIKQSTNTQFLMGGKIATNEEADVTAKVSAKVSEISVDLGSKVNEGDVIIKLDTTDLQGQVDQAQAALNTAKANLTNAQNSTRPEQIAQAQASLNSASQSYQTVKKNYDRVQALLNEGAATQQELDTANQQLSAAEAQYKTAQEQLNMLNNGPTKSSIDVYQAQITQAQAALKTAQTSLNNAIITAPISGIVNARNINVGDIASTDKVLVSIINTNNLYVNAYAPADIISKISEGQSVIAKVSEIPDKEFHGKIAVINSTLNSQSRDILVKVTLTDKDTNLKPGMFAEIGLDK encoded by the coding sequence ATGAAAGGACTTACTTTATCTTGTCTAGTTGCAGCAATACTCTTAAGTGGTTGTAGTTCTGTTACTAGTACAAGCACCATTACCAGTAAAACTACCAAGACCATTAAACAAAGTACCAATACCCAGTTTTTAATGGGTGGTAAAATTGCAACAAACGAAGAAGCAGATGTAACTGCAAAGGTTTCAGCAAAAGTTTCTGAAATATCAGTAGACTTAGGTTCAAAAGTGAACGAAGGTGATGTTATTATAAAATTAGATACAACAGATCTACAAGGCCAGGTTGATCAAGCCCAAGCTGCTCTTAATACTGCGAAAGCTAATTTAACAAATGCACAAAATAGTACCCGCCCCGAACAAATAGCCCAGGCCCAGGCTAGCCTAAACAGTGCATCTCAATCCTACCAAACAGTAAAGAAAAATTATGACCGTGTACAAGCATTGTTAAATGAAGGAGCGGCCACCCAACAAGAATTAGATACAGCCAATCAGCAATTATCTGCCGCAGAAGCACAATATAAAACTGCCCAGGAACAACTTAATATGTTAAACAACGGCCCTACAAAATCCTCTATAGATGTTTATCAAGCTCAGATAACCCAGGCTCAAGCAGCTTTAAAAACTGCTCAAACATCACTTAATAATGCCATTATTACAGCACCTATCTCTGGAATAGTAAATGCAAGAAACATTAATGTAGGAGATATAGCATCTACAGATAAAGTACTTGTTTCTATAATTAATACCAACAATTTGTATGTAAATGCCTATGCTCCAGCAGACATAATAAGTAAAATTTCTGAAGGACAATCTGTAATTGCTAAAGTATCTGAAATACCTGACAAAGAATTCCATGGTAAAATAGCTGTTATAAATTCTACATTAAATTCCCAAAGTAGAGACATCCTAGTTAAAGTAACCTTAACAGACAAAGATACAAATCTAAAACCTGGAATGTTTGCAGAAATTGGTCTGGATAAATAA
- a CDS encoding carbamoyl phosphate synthase small subunit produces the protein MKAKLILENGHVFQGEAFGYLNDSIGEVVFNTGMTGYQEILTDPSYYGQIVTMTYPLIGNYGVNLEDVESDNPKVKGFIVKESCNYSSNFRAELELEDYLKINKIIGLSGIDTRALTKMLRADGTMKGIITVKNVNFSTVKDTIQCFSNENAVKRVSTNEIYTLGKGKKHVAILDFGIKKSIIEEFLNRGYKVTVFPSDCNAEDILKQNPDLIFLSNGPGDPCDLKLEIENIKKLIGKKPITGICLGHQLLALALGGSTAKLKFGHRGCNHPVRNLESGRVHITSQNHGYYVDKLPDEMELTHVSLNDGTIEGMKHKKLPIFSIQFHPEACPGPSDNNYIFDEFNKYSL, from the coding sequence ATGAAAGCAAAACTTATATTAGAAAATGGACATGTATTCCAAGGAGAAGCCTTCGGCTATTTGAATGATAGTATAGGGGAAGTAGTTTTTAATACGGGAATGACAGGATATCAAGAAATACTTACAGACCCGTCCTATTATGGACAAATTGTTACTATGACCTATCCTCTTATAGGAAATTACGGAGTGAATTTAGAAGATGTGGAATCTGATAATCCCAAGGTAAAAGGATTTATAGTAAAGGAGAGTTGTAATTATTCCAGTAATTTTAGAGCAGAATTAGAACTTGAAGATTATCTGAAAATAAATAAAATTATAGGACTTTCAGGAATTGATACCAGAGCACTAACAAAAATGTTGAGAGCAGATGGTACCATGAAAGGAATTATAACTGTGAAGAATGTAAATTTTTCTACAGTAAAGGATACAATACAATGTTTTTCCAATGAAAATGCAGTAAAAAGGGTAAGTACAAATGAGATTTATACATTAGGTAAAGGTAAAAAACATGTGGCTATATTGGATTTCGGCATAAAGAAAAGCATAATAGAGGAATTTTTAAATAGAGGTTATAAAGTAACGGTGTTTCCTTCAGATTGTAATGCGGAAGATATCCTTAAGCAAAATCCCGATTTAATATTTTTATCTAACGGACCAGGAGATCCTTGTGATTTAAAATTAGAAATAGAAAATATAAAAAAGCTTATAGGTAAGAAGCCTATAACAGGTATATGTCTTGGGCATCAGCTCTTAGCCCTTGCTCTTGGGGGAAGTACTGCAAAACTTAAATTTGGACACAGGGGTTGTAATCATCCTGTAAGGAATCTTGAAAGTGGCAGGGTGCATATAACTTCCCAAAATCATGGTTATTATGTGGATAAATTACCTGACGAGATGGAACTAACCCATGTAAGTCTAAATGATGGGACTATTGAAGGTATGAAGCATAAAAAATTGCCTATATTTTCGATACAGTTTCATCCAGAAGCATGTCCGGGACCTTCGGATAATAACTACATATTTGATGAATTTAATAAATACTCACTTTAA
- the carB gene encoding carbamoyl-phosphate synthase large subunit yields the protein MPLNKNIKKVLVIGSGPIIIGQAAEFDYSGTQACESLREEGMEVVLVNSNPATIMTDREVADKVYIEPLTVEFIEKVIKKEKPDSILPGMGGQTALNLTVELYDNKILEKYNVKIIGTSIEAIKKGEDRELFRDTMNKINQPVVESDIVTDIESGIRFAQKIGYPVIVRPAYTLGGTGGGIAENEEELKIILESGLELSSIGQVLLEKSIKGWKEIEYEVMRDSFGNCITVCNMENIDPVGIHTGDSIVVAPSQTLSDKEYQMLRTASIDIINEVEIEGGCNVQLALNPHSFEYVVIEINPRVSRSSALASKATGYPIAKVAAKIALGYGLDEIKNAVTQKTYACFEPSLDYVVIKIPKWPFDKFQGAERELGTKMMATGEIMAIGSNFEAAFLKGIRSLEIGTYSLDYKKFRNLSMYELKNRITYPDDERIFALAELLRRKYKIEKLSEITGIDKFFVNKFKGIIDEEEKLKNSSISDINKEWFVLLKKKGFSDKGIADMLKVSPDEVYKLRKIWDINPSYKMVDTCAGEFEALSPYYYSTYEEYDEVEVSNNKKVIVIGSGPIRIGQGIEFDYASVHCIKILRKLGIETIIINNNPETVSTDFDISDKLYFEPITEEDVLSILDKEKPYGVILQFGGETAIKLAEFLKEKNIVTLGTTADQIDMAEDREKFDVLLEKLNIKRPKGKGVWTIDEGLEEGRKLGFPVLVRPSYVLGGQGMEITYTEKELAYYLSMAFNKDKKNPILIDKYLMGREIEVDAICDGEDVLIPGIMEHLERAGVHSGDSITMYPAQNVNDDMREKVLEYTVKLSLGIGIKGMINIQFIEYEGNLYVIEVNPRASRTVPYISKVSNVPIVDIATRVMLGEKLRDIGYGVGICREPNIVAVKVPVFSTEKLPNVEVSLGPEMRSTGEVLGVSTTLEGALYKGLLAADMFFNMKNGVILATIGDHDKQEFLPIAREIHKLGIKFIATENTAKLLSNNGIEVKKIRKMKEESPNIIDVIKNEEVDLVINTPTKGNDSTRDGFHIRRLAVERNIEVITSLDTFRAMTYVKKKDINDDELEVFSEYK from the coding sequence ATGCCTTTAAATAAAAATATAAAAAAAGTTTTGGTAATAGGTTCAGGACCTATTATAATAGGTCAGGCAGCAGAATTTGATTATTCTGGAACCCAGGCCTGTGAATCGCTTAGGGAAGAGGGAATGGAGGTTGTACTTGTAAACAGTAATCCTGCTACTATAATGACGGACAGAGAAGTGGCAGACAAGGTTTATATAGAACCACTTACGGTAGAATTTATAGAAAAAGTTATAAAGAAGGAAAAACCAGACAGCATTTTACCGGGAATGGGTGGACAAACTGCGCTTAATCTTACCGTGGAGTTGTACGATAATAAAATACTTGAAAAATACAATGTAAAAATAATAGGTACTTCTATAGAAGCCATAAAAAAGGGTGAAGATAGAGAACTTTTTAGAGATACCATGAATAAAATAAATCAACCGGTTGTAGAAAGCGATATAGTTACGGATATAGAAAGCGGCATAAGATTTGCACAGAAAATAGGTTATCCTGTTATAGTAAGACCTGCCTATACTCTTGGAGGTACAGGTGGTGGAATAGCGGAAAATGAAGAGGAACTTAAAATTATATTAGAATCTGGATTAGAACTTAGTTCCATAGGTCAGGTATTGCTTGAAAAGAGTATAAAAGGGTGGAAAGAAATAGAATATGAAGTTATGAGAGACAGCTTCGGAAATTGTATAACAGTATGTAATATGGAAAATATAGATCCTGTGGGAATTCATACAGGGGACAGTATAGTTGTAGCACCAAGCCAGACTTTATCAGATAAGGAATATCAAATGCTTAGAACTGCATCTATTGACATAATAAATGAAGTTGAAATAGAAGGTGGATGTAATGTTCAGTTGGCCTTAAATCCACATTCCTTTGAATATGTAGTTATAGAGATAAATCCTAGGGTTAGCCGTTCATCAGCTCTTGCATCAAAAGCCACAGGATATCCTATTGCAAAGGTGGCAGCTAAAATAGCTCTTGGTTATGGTTTGGATGAAATAAAAAATGCAGTTACCCAGAAAACCTATGCTTGTTTTGAGCCTTCTCTGGATTATGTAGTAATAAAAATTCCTAAGTGGCCTTTTGATAAATTTCAAGGAGCTGAAAGGGAACTTGGAACTAAAATGATGGCTACAGGGGAAATAATGGCTATAGGAAGTAACTTTGAAGCTGCATTTTTAAAAGGGATAAGATCTCTTGAAATAGGAACTTATTCTTTAGATTATAAAAAGTTTAGAAATTTAAGTATGTATGAACTTAAAAATAGAATAACATATCCTGATGATGAAAGAATATTTGCACTGGCAGAGTTATTGAGAAGAAAATACAAAATTGAAAAATTATCTGAAATCACTGGTATAGATAAATTTTTTGTAAATAAATTTAAAGGGATTATAGATGAAGAGGAAAAATTGAAAAACAGCAGTATAAGTGATATCAATAAAGAATGGTTTGTCCTGCTGAAGAAAAAAGGATTCTCTGATAAGGGAATAGCAGACATGCTTAAGGTTTCACCAGATGAGGTTTATAAACTCAGAAAAATATGGGATATAAATCCCTCTTATAAAATGGTAGATACCTGTGCAGGGGAATTTGAAGCCCTTTCTCCTTATTATTATTCTACCTATGAAGAATATGATGAGGTGGAAGTTTCAAACAATAAAAAAGTTATAGTGATAGGATCGGGGCCTATCAGAATAGGGCAGGGTATAGAATTTGATTATGCTTCCGTACACTGCATAAAAATACTTAGAAAGCTTGGTATAGAGACTATAATAATAAATAATAACCCGGAAACTGTAAGTACAGATTTTGATATTTCAGATAAACTGTATTTTGAGCCTATAACTGAAGAAGATGTTCTAAGTATATTGGATAAGGAAAAGCCCTACGGTGTTATATTGCAATTTGGGGGAGAAACTGCTATAAAGCTGGCAGAATTCTTAAAAGAAAAAAATATAGTTACATTAGGTACCACTGCCGACCAGATAGATATGGCAGAAGATCGGGAAAAATTTGATGTTCTTCTTGAAAAATTGAACATTAAAAGACCTAAAGGAAAAGGAGTATGGACTATAGATGAGGGACTTGAAGAAGGAAGAAAGCTGGGATTTCCTGTACTGGTAAGGCCATCTTATGTACTTGGAGGACAAGGCATGGAAATAACTTACACGGAAAAAGAACTTGCATATTATCTTTCTATGGCTTTTAATAAAGATAAGAAAAATCCTATATTAATAGATAAATATTTAATGGGCAGGGAAATAGAAGTAGATGCCATATGTGATGGTGAGGATGTACTTATACCTGGAATTATGGAGCATTTGGAAAGGGCGGGAGTACACTCTGGGGACAGTATAACTATGTATCCTGCTCAAAATGTAAATGATGATATGAGAGAAAAAGTTTTAGAATATACTGTAAAGTTATCTTTAGGAATAGGTATAAAAGGTATGATAAATATTCAATTCATAGAATATGAGGGCAATCTTTATGTTATAGAAGTAAATCCTAGGGCTTCAAGAACTGTTCCGTATATAAGTAAGGTAAGTAATGTACCTATAGTTGATATTGCTACAAGAGTAATGCTTGGGGAAAAATTAAGAGATATTGGATATGGAGTTGGAATCTGCAGGGAGCCTAATATAGTAGCAGTAAAGGTTCCGGTATTTTCAACAGAGAAGCTTCCTAATGTAGAAGTTTCCTTGGGACCTGAGATGAGATCCACAGGAGAGGTTTTAGGAGTGTCTACCACCCTTGAAGGGGCCCTTTATAAAGGACTTTTGGCTGCAGATATGTTTTTTAATATGAAAAATGGAGTAATACTTGCAACTATAGGAGATCATGATAAACAGGAGTTTTTACCCATAGCAAGGGAAATACATAAATTAGGAATTAAATTTATAGCCACGGAAAATACAGCAAAACTCTTAAGTAATAATGGAATTGAAGTAAAAAAAATTAGAAAGATGAAAGAAGAGAGTCCAAATATAATAGATGTTATAAAAAATGAAGAGGTGGACTTAGTAATAAATACTCCTACCAAGGGAAATGATTCTACAAGGGATGGATTTCATATAAGAAGATTGGCTGTGGAGAGGAACATAGAAGTTATAACGTCACTGGACACTTTTAGAGCTATGACTTATGTAAAAAAGAAAGATATAAATGACGATGAACTGGAAGTATTTTCAGAGTACAAATAG
- a CDS encoding M20 metallopeptidase family protein: MEQLCEVEEIKHLANKYYSEVVNLRRYFHTYPEVSKKEFNTQKKIIEVLEGLSLNIRKAGGTGVIAELKGGKPGKIVAIRADIDALAIDDEISKDYKSKNKGACHACGHDGHTAILIGVIKVLCDIRHRIEGTLRFIFQPSEEEVIDGSGAAAIIEDGGLEGVEAIIGAHLWQPIEIGTVGISKGPVMAASDEFVIIIEGKAGHASMPHQTIDSILTASQIVVALNTIVGRDVDPMKQAVVSVGVFQSGHIYNAISGKAVLKGTIRSLDEDVRREVLMHIKKIVKHICDMAGAHCSLQKSSCTYVLNNDSKITDIILEAGKEVMGEGAHEVKPCMSSEDFSYYLQKVPGCFIFIGIGNPKKGIIYPQHHPKYDIDEMALLYGIEVMSNAALKLLSKLK; encoded by the coding sequence ATGGAACAGTTGTGTGAAGTAGAAGAAATAAAGCATCTGGCTAATAAATATTATTCTGAAGTGGTAAACTTAAGGAGATATTTTCACACATACCCTGAAGTTAGTAAAAAGGAATTTAATACTCAAAAGAAAATAATTGAAGTGTTAGAAGGTCTTAGTTTAAATATCAGAAAAGCAGGGGGAACTGGTGTTATTGCAGAGCTTAAGGGGGGAAAGCCAGGCAAAATAGTAGCAATTCGTGCGGATATAGATGCTTTGGCTATAGATGATGAAATAAGTAAAGATTATAAATCTAAAAATAAAGGTGCATGTCATGCTTGCGGACATGATGGACACACTGCCATACTTATAGGTGTTATAAAAGTATTATGTGATATACGTCATAGAATAGAAGGTACTTTAAGATTTATATTTCAACCTAGTGAAGAAGAAGTAATTGATGGTTCAGGGGCAGCAGCCATTATAGAAGATGGGGGTTTAGAAGGCGTAGAAGCTATTATAGGAGCTCATCTGTGGCAGCCTATTGAAATTGGAACAGTGGGAATATCAAAGGGACCTGTAATGGCTGCCAGTGATGAATTTGTAATAATTATTGAGGGAAAAGCAGGTCATGCTTCTATGCCACACCAAACTATAGATTCAATATTAACAGCTTCTCAGATAGTTGTTGCTTTAAATACAATTGTGGGAAGAGATGTAGATCCTATGAAACAGGCTGTGGTATCGGTAGGTGTATTTCAGTCAGGACATATTTATAATGCCATATCAGGGAAGGCAGTATTAAAGGGAACCATTAGATCCCTTGATGAAGATGTGAGAAGAGAGGTGCTTATGCATATTAAAAAAATTGTGAAGCATATATGTGATATGGCAGGAGCTCACTGCAGCCTTCAAAAAAGCTCATGTACCTATGTCCTTAATAACGATTCTAAAATTACAGATATTATACTTGAAGCGGGAAAAGAGGTAATGGGAGAGGGAGCTCATGAAGTAAAGCCGTGTATGAGTAGCGAAGATTTTTCCTACTATTTACAGAAAGTACCGGGGTGCTTTATTTTTATAGGTATAGGAAACCCCAAGAAGGGGATTATTTATCCTCAACATCATCCTAAATATGATATAGATGAAATGGCATTATTATATGGTATTGAAGTTATGTCCAATGCAGCTTTAAAATTACTTTCCAAATTAAAATAA
- a CDS encoding sensor histidine kinase: MFRKLKIELILINLILTGLVLITIFSGIYVLMERSFERSSYMHMTKTSEMEDIPPPPEHPNRELISSENFFIKTDKIGRIKETSSNFTLSEEVSYNIIKNIFNNKDPRGTIIYESFNFRYLKVPKKYGFIIIFQDKSFDSEVLRRLIIISVLVCIASLILVFIISLFLANTSLKPIINAWKKQQSFVADASHELRTPLAVITTNLDIVLDNKNETVEAQGKWLGNIKLETARMTKLIEELLFLARSDSYEASLSISSFNLSNAIIQSIIPFEATFIKYKIHTSYDIQQNVIFSGNEGRIKQLAAILIDNAIKHTYEKGSIDIKMHTIKNKIEFTVSDTGEGIPEEHLDKIFERFYKVDKSRSNRNGNFGLGLSIAKSIVNEYKGNITVSSALGKGSMFKVILPFN; the protein is encoded by the coding sequence ATGTTTCGAAAATTAAAAATAGAATTGATTTTGATCAATTTAATATTAACAGGTTTGGTTCTAATAACCATATTTTCAGGTATATATGTGTTAATGGAAAGAAGTTTTGAACGTTCTTCATATATGCATATGACTAAAACATCAGAAATGGAAGATATTCCTCCCCCTCCTGAACATCCAAATAGAGAGCTTATATCTTCAGAAAACTTTTTTATTAAAACGGATAAAATTGGTAGAATAAAAGAAACTTCCAGCAATTTTACATTATCTGAGGAAGTATCTTATAATATAATAAAGAATATTTTTAACAATAAAGACCCTCGGGGTACCATTATATATGAAAGTTTTAATTTTAGGTATCTTAAAGTTCCAAAAAAATATGGATTTATCATAATTTTTCAGGATAAGTCCTTTGACAGTGAAGTATTAAGACGACTGATTATTATATCTGTATTAGTTTGTATAGCAAGTCTCATATTGGTATTTATAATAAGTCTATTTCTTGCTAATACTTCTTTAAAACCTATTATAAATGCCTGGAAAAAGCAGCAGTCTTTTGTTGCAGATGCTTCCCATGAACTTCGTACCCCTCTAGCAGTCATAACCACTAATCTTGACATAGTTTTAGATAACAAAAATGAAACTGTAGAAGCTCAAGGTAAATGGCTTGGAAATATCAAACTGGAAACAGCTAGAATGACTAAGCTTATAGAAGAACTTCTTTTTCTTGCAAGATCAGACTCATATGAAGCATCATTATCTATTTCCAGCTTTAACTTAAGTAATGCTATTATCCAATCAATAATACCTTTTGAAGCTACTTTTATAAAATATAAAATACATACTTCATATGACATACAACAAAATGTAATTTTTTCAGGCAATGAAGGACGTATCAAACAACTTGCAGCTATTCTCATAGATAATGCTATAAAACATACCTATGAAAAAGGTTCCATAGACATAAAAATGCACACAATAAAAAATAAAATTGAATTTACTGTATCCGATACAGGAGAGGGTATTCCAGAAGAACACTTAGATAAAATTTTTGAAAGATTTTATAAAGTGGATAAATCCCGTTCAAATAGAAATGGCAACTTTGGTTTAGGTCTATCTATAGCAAAATCCATAGTTAATGAATATAAAGGAAATATAACTGTATCAAGTGCTTTAGGCAAGGGTTCCATGTTTAAAGTTATACTTCCTTTCAATTAA
- a CDS encoding response regulator transcription factor produces MRLLLIEDEVMLSEALVYILKKNNYNVDSAYDGIKGQEMAEIDIYDIIILDRMLPGKDGLEVLKHIRNRGIRTPVIILTAMDSISSRVEGLDQGADDYLIKPFSKEELLARIRALGRRHIDFIQCGTIQLASLTFDPLRGELQYKENKVKLTSKESQLLELLARNKNQVLTKDQILDRVWGPDSDVEMNNNIEVYFSYLRKKLRRLNCNVIIETIRGIGYCLKEV; encoded by the coding sequence ATGAGACTACTTTTAATTGAAGATGAAGTGATGCTTTCGGAAGCCCTAGTTTATATATTGAAAAAAAACAATTACAATGTAGATTCTGCCTATGATGGAATTAAAGGACAGGAAATGGCAGAAATAGATATATATGATATTATAATACTAGACAGAATGCTTCCTGGAAAAGATGGCTTGGAGGTTTTAAAGCATATTAGAAACAGGGGCATCAGAACTCCTGTAATTATATTAACAGCTATGGATTCTATAAGCAGCAGAGTAGAGGGCTTAGATCAGGGGGCAGATGACTATTTAATAAAACCTTTTTCCAAGGAGGAGCTTCTAGCGCGAATACGAGCTCTTGGACGGAGGCATATAGATTTTATTCAATGCGGAACCATACAATTGGCTTCTTTAACTTTTGATCCCTTAAGAGGAGAACTTCAGTATAAAGAAAATAAAGTTAAGCTTACATCTAAAGAATCTCAGCTATTGGAACTTCTGGCTCGTAATAAAAATCAAGTATTGACCAAAGATCAGATATTAGACAGGGTCTGGGGACCTGATTCTGATGTAGAGATGAATAACAATATTGAAGTGTATTTTTCCTATCTTAGGAAAAAACTTAGAAGATTGAATTGTAATGTTATTATAGAAACCATAAGAGGAATAGGTTATTGTCTAAAAGAGGTTTAA
- a CDS encoding glycosyltransferase family 2 protein, translating to MYKSVIYSIIVPLYNEELVIDETYKRLKSIMDSTSEDYELLFVNDGSSDATRKKVEKICVKDMNVRLVNFSRNFGHQCAITAGMEVSIGEAIVVIDADLQDPPEVILEMIKKWKEGYDVVYGKRVKREGESFFKKFTAKAFYRMLKNMTSVDIPVDTGDFRLIDRKVCNTLNSLPEKNRYVRGLVSWIGYKQTFVEFVRQERFAGDSKYPIKKMIKLALDGITSFSYKPLAFSGYLGGISFFVGILIMVVDIIKHLTGGISIINFAFLISIDLIMFGVMLSCLGIIGQYIGRIFDESKGRPNYIIESIINDRKVDKKHDSVN from the coding sequence ATGTATAAAAGTGTTATTTACTCTATAATAGTACCTCTATATAACGAGGAGCTGGTTATTGATGAAACTTATAAAAGATTAAAAAGTATAATGGACTCCACGTCAGAAGATTACGAGCTCCTATTTGTAAATGATGGAAGTAGCGATGCCACACGAAAAAAGGTGGAAAAAATATGTGTTAAGGATATGAATGTAAGACTTGTTAATTTCTCCAGAAACTTTGGACATCAATGTGCTATAACTGCTGGGATGGAAGTTTCCATAGGAGAGGCAATAGTTGTAATAGATGCGGATCTTCAAGATCCTCCAGAAGTTATTCTTGAAATGATTAAAAAATGGAAGGAGGGCTATGATGTTGTATATGGAAAAAGGGTAAAAAGAGAAGGGGAATCTTTCTTTAAAAAATTTACTGCTAAAGCTTTTTACAGAATGCTTAAAAATATGACTAGTGTTGATATACCTGTGGATACAGGGGATTTCAGACTTATAGATAGAAAGGTGTGTAATACTTTAAACTCACTGCCGGAAAAGAATAGATATGTAAGAGGATTAGTAAGCTGGATTGGATATAAACAGACTTTTGTAGAATTTGTAAGACAGGAAAGATTTGCAGGAGATAGCAAATATCCTATTAAAAAAATGATAAAATTAGCTCTTGATGGTATAACTTCATTTTCATATAAGCCCCTTGCCTTTTCAGGTTATTTAGGTGGAATATCTTTTTTTGTGGGAATATTAATTATGGTAGTAGATATTATTAAACATTTAACAGGTGGAATAAGCATAATAAATTTTGCCTTCCTAATATCTATTGATTTAATCATGTTTGGCGTAATGTTAAGCTGCCTGGGAATAATTGGCCAGTATATAGGTAGAATTTTTGATGAAAGTAAGGGAAGGCCTAATTATATTATTGAAAGTATTATAAATGATAGAAAGGTTGATAAAAAGCATGACTCAGTTAATTAA
- a CDS encoding GtrA family protein — MTQLIKTKYPILNRIFNGKLKCISRFSATGVLNTLVDFCVFTICESLFGIHYALSQVLGYGFGIINSFIMNKKWTFESKASNKKVYHELIQFIVVNVCSLTITVVCMKLLVNNFSINIYISKVIVTLIAQVVNFLLYKLWVFN; from the coding sequence ATGACTCAGTTAATTAAAACAAAGTATCCCATACTTAATCGTATTTTTAATGGTAAATTAAAGTGCATAAGTCGTTTTTCGGCTACAGGAGTATTAAATACTCTGGTAGATTTTTGTGTATTTACTATATGTGAGAGTTTATTTGGAATACATTATGCCTTAAGTCAAGTTTTGGGTTATGGTTTTGGAATAATAAATAGCTTTATAATGAATAAAAAGTGGACATTTGAAAGTAAAGCTTCTAATAAGAAAGTATATCATGAACTGATACAATTTATTGTAGTTAATGTCTGTTCTCTTACAATTACTGTAGTGTGTATGAAGCTTTTAGTAAATAACTTTAGTATAAATATTTATATATCTAAAGTTATTGTTACTTTAATAGCTCAAGTTGTGAATTTTTTATTGTATAAACTTTGGGTGTTTAATTAA